The following are from one region of the Capsicum annuum cultivar UCD-10X-F1 chromosome 1, UCD10Xv1.1, whole genome shotgun sequence genome:
- the LOC107875048 gene encoding probable 2-oxoglutarate-dependent dioxygenase AOP1, whose protein sequence is MGSELDMNKLPIIDFRKGELKEGSEEWISLREQVYKALEEYGCFEALLDGIPKEKLYDKLKQLYNLPNLDTKFEIPQTPSSTGYFKDLMPLFRRMSIHDVLSPGVIESFFSNIIWPDLEDTQFCDLVHCYAKRLLELNEMVRKMVFEKLGIFEKHWDEHKNSTNCSLGMLHYRAPKVDETNVGLPPHTDRVITAILSKHQSGASGLQIMKKNGEWIDVEYSSPHSFIFLVGDILTALTNGRLPCPYHRVNMGNTERYSMVISAAAKEGYVIKVPEELVDEDHPLLYKQFDALKYYQYCLSGDYKHGAPTLEG, encoded by the exons ATGGGTAGTGAATTAGATATGAATAAGCTTCCAATAATAGATTTTAGGAAGGGAGAGTTGAAAGAAGGGAGTGAAGAATGGATATCATTGAGGGAGCAAGTGTACAAAGCATTAGAAGAATATGGTTGTTTTGAGGCATTACTTGATGGAATTCCAAAAGAGAAACTATATGATAAGTTGAAACAACTTTATAACTTACCTAATTTGGACACCAAATTTGAAATCCCTCAAACTCCATCATCTACTGGCTACTTTAAGGATCTCATGCCACTTTTTAGGAGAATGAGCATTCATGATGTCCTCTCTCCTGGTGTTATTGAAAGTTTTTTTTCTAACATCATTTGGCCTGATCTTGAAGACACACAATTTTG TGATTTGGTGCATTGTTACGCCAAAAGATTATTAGAATTGAATGAGATGGTCAGAAAAATGGTATTTGAGAAATTGGGGATATTTGAAAAACATTGGGATGAGCACAAAAATTCAACAAACTGCTCACTTGGCATGTTGCATTACAGAGCCCCTAAAGTTGATGAGACAAATGTTGGACTACCTCCTCATACTGATAGAGTTATTACAGCTATTTTAAGCAAACATCAATCTGGTGCAAGTGGTTTgcaaattatgaagaaaaatgggGAATGGATTGATGTTGAATATTCATCACCTCATTCATTCATATTCCTTGTTGGTGACATTTTGACT GCACTTACAAATGGTAGGTTGCCTTGTCCATACCATAGAGTGAATATGGGAAATACAGAGAGATATTCCATGGTGATTTCGGCAGCTGCGAAAGAAGGGTATGTCATAAAAGTGCCAGAAGAACTTGTTGATGAAGATCATCCTTTGCTTTATAAGCAGTTTGATGCTCTCAAATACTATCAGTATTGTCTCTCAGGGGATTATAAACATGGTGCTCCCACACTTGAGGGCTAA